A window of Micromonospora sp. WMMC415 genomic DNA:
CGAGGCGCGGGCGGTCCAGCACGAGATCGACCACTGCGCCGGCCTGCTGTTCCTCGACCGGGTGGCCGGGGCGCACGCGATCTACCAACGCAAGGTCTACCTCTGACGGTGCACCGCGCGTCGCGGACGGACCACGGTCGGCGGCGCCCACTGTCCTGATTGGAGTGTCGCTCCCATGAGCTGTCCACGGCTCGGCGCGTCGCGGCGGCGAGCGGTGTCCTGCGCCGCTACCGTGGGGGCATCATGCGTCTGACGGTCGGCCCCCTTCCCCCCGCCGTGTACTGGCGGCGTCGTGCCGTCGTACTTGGAGCGGTGCTCCTTCTCCTGATTGTTCTGCTCTACTCGTGCAGCCGCTCGGGCGACAGCTCCGGCCGGTCGGGCGGGAGCGGCGCGCAGCCGACGTCGGAGGCGGGCTCGCCGGGTGCGACACCCGGTCCCACCGGTTCGGTGCTCACCCCGCGGACCGGCACGCCATCGCCGACCGGCGGCTCAGGCGACGCGGGCGGCGCCGACCCGACGGGCGCGAACCCGTCGTCCGGCGCGACCACCACCAACGGCCCGGTCCCGGTCAACCCCGTCGTCGACGACGGCAGCTGCACCGACGCCGAGATCGCCGTGACCGCTGTCGCGCGGCCGGCGACCGCGGTGCGGGGCGCGACGGTGGACCTGCAACTGAAGATCAGGAACAGTTCGAACCGCACCTGCAGCCGGGACGTCGGCGCCGACGTGCAGGAGCTGTTCATCAAGTCGGGCGCCGAGAAGATCTGGTCCTCGGACACCTGCGGCACCGGCCGGGGTTCGGACGTCCAGTCGTTCACACCGAACTTCGAGCGCTCCTACCAACTGGGCTGGAACGGCCGGGACACCACCCGCTGCGCCGACGGCGTGGCCGCCGGCCCGCACCCGCCGGCCGGCACCTACCAGGTCTTCGCGCGGGTCGGCACCAAGCTCAGCGAGCCGGTGCGGCTCACCATCACCAGCTGAGCGGGTGTGCCGACGCCAGGGCGGGTAGGCCACCCTCGGCCCGGGCGCCGTCCGCCAGCGGGTCAGCCGGTCAGACGTAGCGCTCCAGGATCGAGGCCTCGGCGAGCCGGGAGAGCCCCTCCCGGACGCCCCGGGCCCGGGCGTCCCCGACGCCGTCGACGGCCTGCAGGTCCTCCACGGTGGCGCCGAGCAGTCGCTGAAGGCTGCCGAAGTGCAGCACCAGCCGGTCGACGATCGCCACCGGCAGCCGTGGCACCTTGGCCAGCAGCCGGAAACCCCGGGGGCTGACGGCGGCGTCCAGCGCGTCGGAGGCGGCCGGGTAGCCGATCGCCTTGGCGACCGCGACCAGGTCGATCAGCTCGGTGGCGCTGAGCAGGTCGAGCTCGACCAGCGCCTCGTCGAGGGTGCGGGACTTGCGCCCGGCGGGCAGGTAGTCCCGGATGACCAGCGTTCTGTCCGCGTCGACGCCCGCCATCAGCTCGTCGAGCTGGAGGGCGAGGAGCCGGCCGTCGGTGCCGAGCTCGACCACGTAGCCGGCGATCTCGTCGGCGATCCGGCGGACCATCTCCAGCCGCTGCACGACGGCGACCGCGTCCCGGACCGTCACCAGATCCTCGATCTCCAGCGCGGAGAGCGTGCCGGAGACCTCGTCCAGGCGCAGCTTGTACCGCTCGAGGGTGGCGAGGGCCTGGTTGGCCCGGGAGAGGATCGCGGCCGAGTCGTCCAGCACGTGCCGCTGGCCGTTGACGTAGAGGCTGATGATCCGCATGGACTGGCTCACCGAGATGACCGGGTACCCGGTCTGGCGGGCCACCCGCTCGGCCGTGCGGTGGCGGGTGCCGGACTCCTCGGTGGGGATGGACGGGTCGGGCATCAGGTGCACCGCCGCCCGGACGATCCGGGTGCCGTCGCTGGAGAGCACCACCGCGCCGTCCATCTTGCACAGCTCCCGGACCCGGGTGGCGGAGAACTCCACGTCGAGCGGGAAGCCGCCGGTGCACAGGCTCTCGACGACCTTGTCGTACCCGAGGACGATCAGGGCGCCGGTGCGGCCGCGCAGGATCCGCTCCAGACCGTCGCGCAGGGCGGTGCCCGGCGCCATCAGGGCGAGGTTGGCGCGCAGCGGGTCGCCGGCGGCGGCGCCGCCGGTCACGTTGACGCTGATCGGACGGGCGGGCGAACCCACGGCGCCGGTGCGGGCGTGGGGGGTCGCGCCGGCAGGCTTGGTGGTGTCGCGGTCGATCGGCACGGGCAACAGTCTACGGACTGCCCTGCGGTGGGTGCTGTCGTGGTTACTGTGATGTGTCACGATGCCGGTCTCCGCCCCGACCGCCCGGCCTGCCCGGGTCGGCCCGGTATCGCCCTCGGTGCCCGCCCCGGTCACTCCGCGGACGCCCGCGCGACGGCCTGGAGGGCCGCCCGGACATCGGTGACCTCGATCACGCGCATCTGCTCGGCCCGGACGCCCGTGCTGTCCGGACCGCAGCCGGGCGGCACGAGCGCCAGACGGAAACCGAGCCGGGCCGCCTCGGCCAGCCGGCGCGGCACCGCGCCGACCCGCCGTACCTCGCCGGTGAGCCCGACCTCGCCGATCGCCACCAGGTGCGGGGCGATGGCCAGGTTCAGCCCGCCGGAGGCGACGGCCAGGGCGACGGCCAGGTCGGCGGCGGGCTCGACCACCCGGATGCCGCCGACGGTCGCCGCGAAGACCTCCCGGTCGTGCAGGGTCAGCCGCTCGGTGCGTCGCTGGAGGACGGCCAGCACCATGGCGAGCCGGGCCGAGTCGAGCCCCGAGACCGTACGCCTCGGCGAGCCCGCCACCGTCGCCCCGATCAACGCCTGCACCTCGGTGACCAGGGCCCGCCGCCCCTCCATCGCCACCGTCACGCAGGTGCCCGGCACCGGCTCCGAGTAGCGGGTCAGGAACAGCCCGGACGGGTCGGCGAGGCTGCTGATGCCGCCCTCGTGCATCTCGAAGCAGCCGACCTCGTCGGCCGCGCCGAACCGGTTCTTCACGCCGCGCACCATGCGCAGCGACGAGTGCTTGTCGCCCTCGAAGTGCAGCACCACGTCGACCAGATGCTCCAGCACGCGGGGGCCGGCGACCTGGCCGTCCTTGGTGACGTGGCCCACCAGCACGGTGGCGATGCCGCGCTCCTTCGCGACCGCGACCAGCGCCGCGGTGACGGCGCGGACCTGGGTCACCCCGCCCGGCACGCCCTCGGTGCCGGTGGTGGAGATGGTCTGCACCGAGTCGAGCACCAGCAGGCCCGGCTTGACCGCGTCGAGGTGGCCGAGGACCGCCGCGAGGTCGCTCTCGGCGGCAAGGTAGAGCTGGTCGTGCAGCGTGCCCATGCGCTCGGCCCGCAGCCGGACCTGGCTGACCGACTCCTCACCGCTGACCACCAGCGAAGGGCTGCCGCCGCCGGCCGCCCACTGCTGGGCCACGTCGAGCAGCAGCGTGGACTTGCCGACGCCGGGCTCCCCGGCGAGCAGCACCACGGCGCCGGGGACCAGACCGCCGCCGAGCACCCGGTCGAGCTCGCTGACGCCGGTGGGCCGGGCCCGGGCCGGCGCCGCGCTGATGGTGGCGATGGGCCGGGCCGGCTCGGCCGGCATCCGGGAGCTCACCACCCGGCCGGAGACGGTCGGGCCGGTGAGGGTGCACTCGACCACCGAGCCCCACTCGCCGCACTCCGGGCAGCGCCCGACCCACTTGGGTGGCTGGTGGCCGCAGGCGTCGCACTCGTACGCCGGGCGGGGCTCGCGTGCGCCGGCACGGCCGCGCCCGCCCGTCGCCCCGGCGCGCGGGGAGGTGGATCGTGAGGTGGTCACACCGGGACGTTAGCCCCCGCGTACGACGAAAACACCGCCGGCGTGGTGGTGTTCACCAACGCCGGCGGTGTTCGTGGCTGCACGACCGGGCCGGCCTGCCGCCGGCCCGATGACGGGGTCAGTGCCCGTTGCCGCCCTCGCCGCCGTGGCCGCCCTCTTCGTGGCCCTCGTAGCCGCCCTCGCGCTCGATGATCGGCGACGGGGGCGCGGCCGGGGTGAGCGGCACGGCGACCGGGGCCGGCCCGTTGATCGTGACGCCGTTGCCGAAGTCGAAGGTCACGAAGACGTTCTGGCCGGAGCGCAGCGACTCGTCCAGGCCGATCAGCTGGAGAACCTGCTCACCCTCGGTGTTGAGCTGCACGTAGCTCAACGGCGGGATCTCGATCCGGGCCGGCCGGCCGGCCGGCGCCGCGGTGGGCGACGGGCTGGCGTCCGGGCTCGGCGACCCCTCCTGCGGCGACGGCGTGCCCGACGGGGCGGCGGACGGAATCACCGAGGGCGAGGCGGTGGCCTGGGCCGCCGCGGCGGCGCCGGTGATGACGACCTCGCGGGCGCTCTCGGTCGTGACGGTCACGGTGACCGGATCCGGCGAGTCGTTGTAGATCACCACGTTGAGGATCGCGTTGTCGCCGGCCTCGTAGCCGTCCACGCCCGGGAAGGCGACCAGCAGGCCGCGGACGGCGTACTCGCCGTTGGCGGCCTCAAGATTGACACCCTGGATCGACGGCTCCTTGATGGCGGTCTCGGCGATCTGGCCCGCGCCGCACCCGGACAGCAGCAGTCCGGTCGTCGCGGCCAGCCCGGACAGCAGCAGGGCCGCCCGCCGGGAACCCCTGATCGAGCGCGTCACGTCGGTCCTCCTCGTCACGATCCCGCCCGGCCGCACGCCGGGCACGGTGGCCATGCCCGCGCAGACCGCGCTCCAGGGTAGTTGGGGCTGATCGAGGGCCGCACGCCGACCCGGGGATGCCACCTGGCGGGGGGATCGTCAGACCACCCGACCGCTGGTGACCAGCAGGACGACGTCGATGAGGGCGATCACCATCACCGCCCGAAAGGCCGCCACCGGGCGGCCACCGGCCCGGGCGGCCGTCCGTCCGCCGTACCACGTCACCGGCGGCACCACGACGGCGGCGGCCACCGCGGCGAGCCCGACCGCCGACGGCGGCCCGGGCGGCCCGAGGACCAGCGTCGCGGTCGCGGCGAGCAGCAGCCCGGCGGCGGCGGCCCGGCTGCCGGCGGGTCCGAGCCGGTGCGGCAGCCCGCGCACGCCGGTGCGGGCGTCGTCGGTGAGGTCGGGCAGCACGTTGGCGAAGTGCGCGCCCGCGCCGAGCAGTGCCGCGGCGGCGACCAGCCAGACCGGCGGCGCGGGCGCGCCGGGCAGCGCGAGCACGACGAAGGCCGGCAGCGACCCGAACGAGACCGCGTAGGGCAGCACCGACAGCGGCGAGGACTTCAGCGGCCAGTCGTAGAGCAGCGCGGAGACCAGGCCGGCGGTGGCCACCAGCGCGGCGGTGGGGTTCGTCGCCAGCGCGAGCACCGGCGTGGCGAGCGCGGCCACCGCGGCGGCCCGGGCCGTGGCGCGCCGGCTCACCGCGCCGGCGGCGACCGGCTTGTCGGTACGCCCCACCGCGGCGTCCCGCTCCGCGTCGAGCGCGTCGTTGGCCCAGCCGACGGCCAGTTGGCTGGCGGCGACCGTCAGCACGACGGCGAGGACGCCGGCCGGCCGGTGCCCGACCCCCCAGGCGAGCAGGCCGGCGACCGTGGTGACCGCGGCGGCCGGCTCGGGATGGCTGGCCCTGACCAGCGTCCCGACCCGCGCGACACGCTCTAGCACCCTCGACGACATGAGGGAAGTCTGGTCGTTACCGGGCAGTCGTGCCACGCTCGTGTCCATGCGAGACGCGGGCCGTACCCTGCCGCGCAATGATCCGCGCCAGTACGACGACCTGGCCGGCGAGTGGTGGCGGCCGGACGGCGTGTTCGCGATGCTGCACTGGCTGGCCGAGGCCCGCGCCGCTCTCGTGCCGGCGGCGTCCCGCCCGGGTGCTCTCCTGGTCGATCTCGGCTGCGGCGCCGGGCTGCTCGCCCCGCACCTGGCGGGCAAGGGTTACCGGCACGTCGGTGTGGACCTGACCTTCTCGGCGCTGGAACAGGCGGCGGCGCACGGCGTGACCGTCGTCAACGGCGACGCCGCCGCCGTCCCGCTCGCCGACGGCTGCGCCGACGTCGTCGCCGCGGGCGAGCTGCTGGAGCACGTGCCCGACTGGCGGCGGGCGGTGGCCGAGGCCTGCCGGCTGCTCCGGCCCGGTGGCCTGCTCGTCCTGGACACCCTGAACGACACCGCGGTGAGCCGGCTGATCGCCGTCCACATCGGCGAGCGGCTGCCCACCGTGCCCCGCGGCATCCACGACCCACGCTTGTTCGTGGACGCCCGCGCGCTGGTCGCCGAGTGCGCCCGGCACGGCGTGGAGCTGCGGCTGCGTGGCGTCCGGCCGCAGCTGACCGGGCTGCTCGCCTGGCTGGCCCGGCGGGTGCGCGGCGCCGCCGGCGCGCAGGGACCGGCGCCGCGCATCGTGCCGACCTGGTCGACCGCCGTCCTCTACCAGGGCCGGGGGGTCCGAAGGGGATAGCGGCATCGGCGCGGGGGTACAGGTACGCGGAGAAGGGGGTTGCATGACGCTGCAGGCTGTGGAGGCGGCCCGACGGTTGGCGCCGCGGTTCGCCGCCCGGGCGGCCGGGCACGACCGGGACGGCTCGTTCCCGGTCGACGACTTCCGGGACCTGCGGGGGGCGGGCCTGTTCGGCCTGATGGTCCCCCGCGAGCTGGGCGGCCTCGGCGCCACCTTCGCCGAGTACGCGGCCGTCGCCACCGAACTGGCACGGGGCAACGGCGCGACCGCCCTGGTGTTCAACATGCACGCCTCGGTCACCGGCGCGCTGGGCGCGGTCACCGAGGAACTGGCCGAGGCGCTCGGCGTGCCCGAGGAGGCGCTGGCGGCGCGGGACCGGCTGCTGCGCGCGGCGGCCGAGGGCGCCTGGTACGCGGTCGCGATGAGCGAGCGCGGCGCGGGCGCCCGGCTCTCGCAGCTCAGCACCGTCTACGAGCCGGCCGACGGGGGTTGGCGCATCAAGGGCGGCAAGACGTTCTGCTCGGGGGCCGGGCACGCCGACGGCTACCTGGTGGCGGCCCGCAGCGCCGCGGACCCGTCGGTGGTCTCCCAGTTCCTGGTGCCGGCCGGCGACGGGCTGACCGTCGAGGAGACGTGGGATTCGCTCGGTATGCGGGCCACCTCCTCGCACGACCTGCACCTGGACGTCACGGTCCCGGCCGACCGGTTGCTCGGCGGCGTGGAGGGGCTGGCCCTGGTCGTCGCGCAGCTGATGCCGCACTGGCTGGTCGCGAGCTACGCCGCTGTGTACGTGGGGGTCGCCCGCGCGGCGGTCGACGCTGCCGCCGAACACCTGAACGCCCGCAACCTCGCCGGCCTGCCGGCGGTCCGGGCCCGGCTGGGCCGGGCCGACGCGGCGGTCGCGGCGGCCGACCTGGTGGTCGCCGAGGCGGCCCGCCGCGTCGACGAGGCACCCGGCGACGCGGAGACCAACCGCTGGGTGTGGCGGGCCAAGCTGCTGGCCGGCACCACGGCCGCCGACGTGGCGGCCTCGGTGCTGGAGGCGGCCGGGACGTCGGCCACCCGCCGGGGGCATCCGCTGGAGCGGCTGTACCGGGACGCGCGCTGCGGCTCGCTGCATCCCGCGACGTCCGACGTCTGCGCGGACTGGCTCGGCATCGCGGCGCTGGGCGGCGACCCGGACCGTGACGGGTCGGCCCCTCGTTGGTGAACGTGCAGGGAAATCACGACGAGAGGTGGGCATCGTGGCCGTGCCAGTGATCGCGGGTATCGGTACGGCACACCCGCCGTCGGCCGACCAGGCCGAGCTGTGGGACGGCTTCTTCTCGAAGCACTTCTCCGGCACCACCCGGGCGCTCGCCCAGCGCATCTTCGCGAACTCGGGCGTCAGCCGGCGGCAGGCCGCGGTCAACCCGCTGCTGGAGGACGTCTCCGACTGGCCGACCGAGCGGCGCATGCGCCGCTACCAGGTGGAGGCTCTGCCGCTCGGCAAGGAGGCGGTGGGTCGGGCGCTGACCGCCGCCGGGCTGGCCGCCCACGACGTCGGGCTCTTCGTGGTCTGTTCCTGCACCGGGTACGCCACCCCCGGGCTGGACATCCTGCTCGCCCGGGACCTGGGCATGGCCCCCGGCACCCAGCGGATGTTCGTCGGTCACATGGGCTGCTACGCCGCGCTGCCCGGGCTCGGCGCGGCGAGCGACTTCGTGACCGCCCGGGGCCGGCCCGCGCTTCTGCTCTGCGCCGAGCTGACCAGCCTGCACATCCAGCCCTCCACGGCCCGGGTGGACACCCAGCAGATCGTCTCGCACGCGCTCTTCTCGGACGCCGCCGTCGCCGTCGTGGTCGTGCCGGGCGGCCCGGGGTACGCGCTGCGCGAGGTCACGTCGGTCACCGACACGTCGACGGCCGACCACATGACGTGGGACGTCACCGACACC
This region includes:
- a CDS encoding type III polyketide synthase codes for the protein MGIVAVPVIAGIGTAHPPSADQAELWDGFFSKHFSGTTRALAQRIFANSGVSRRQAAVNPLLEDVSDWPTERRMRRYQVEALPLGKEAVGRALTAAGLAAHDVGLFVVCSCTGYATPGLDILLARDLGMAPGTQRMFVGHMGCYAALPGLGAASDFVTARGRPALLLCAELTSLHIQPSTARVDTQQIVSHALFSDAAVAVVVVPGGPGYALREVTSVTDTSTADHMTWDVTDTGFRMGLSPKVPQVLSAHVRGLVDDLLARHGTARSGVDGWAVHPGGPRILNVVERELALSPDAMVASRATLDTHGNCSSPTVLLILDRLRQAAVPPRRVVMLAFGPGLTLYAALLEQHV
- a CDS encoding acyl-CoA dehydrogenase family protein; amino-acid sequence: MTLQAVEAARRLAPRFAARAAGHDRDGSFPVDDFRDLRGAGLFGLMVPRELGGLGATFAEYAAVATELARGNGATALVFNMHASVTGALGAVTEELAEALGVPEEALAARDRLLRAAAEGAWYAVAMSERGAGARLSQLSTVYEPADGGWRIKGGKTFCSGAGHADGYLVAARSAADPSVVSQFLVPAGDGLTVEETWDSLGMRATSSHDLHLDVTVPADRLLGGVEGLALVVAQLMPHWLVASYAAVYVGVARAAVDAAAEHLNARNLAGLPAVRARLGRADAAVAAADLVVAEAARRVDEAPGDAETNRWVWRAKLLAGTTAADVAASVLEAAGTSATRRGHPLERLYRDARCGSLHPATSDVCADWLGIAALGGDPDRDGSAPRW
- a CDS encoding UbiA family prenyltransferase, with the protein product MSSRVLERVARVGTLVRASHPEPAAAVTTVAGLLAWGVGHRPAGVLAVVLTVAASQLAVGWANDALDAERDAAVGRTDKPVAAGAVSRRATARAAAVAALATPVLALATNPTAALVATAGLVSALLYDWPLKSSPLSVLPYAVSFGSLPAFVVLALPGAPAPPVWLVAAAALLGAGAHFANVLPDLTDDARTGVRGLPHRLGPAGSRAAAAGLLLAATATLVLGPPGPPSAVGLAAVAAAVVVPPVTWYGGRTAARAGGRPVAAFRAVMVIALIDVVLLVTSGRVV
- the disA gene encoding DNA integrity scanning diadenylate cyclase DisA, whose translation is MPIDRDTTKPAGATPHARTGAVGSPARPISVNVTGGAAAGDPLRANLALMAPGTALRDGLERILRGRTGALIVLGYDKVVESLCTGGFPLDVEFSATRVRELCKMDGAVVLSSDGTRIVRAAVHLMPDPSIPTEESGTRHRTAERVARQTGYPVISVSQSMRIISLYVNGQRHVLDDSAAILSRANQALATLERYKLRLDEVSGTLSALEIEDLVTVRDAVAVVQRLEMVRRIADEIAGYVVELGTDGRLLALQLDELMAGVDADRTLVIRDYLPAGRKSRTLDEALVELDLLSATELIDLVAVAKAIGYPAASDALDAAVSPRGFRLLAKVPRLPVAIVDRLVLHFGSLQRLLGATVEDLQAVDGVGDARARGVREGLSRLAEASILERYV
- a CDS encoding methyltransferase domain-containing protein, which encodes MRDAGRTLPRNDPRQYDDLAGEWWRPDGVFAMLHWLAEARAALVPAASRPGALLVDLGCGAGLLAPHLAGKGYRHVGVDLTFSALEQAAAHGVTVVNGDAAAVPLADGCADVVAAGELLEHVPDWRRAVAEACRLLRPGGLLVLDTLNDTAVSRLIAVHIGERLPTVPRGIHDPRLFVDARALVAECARHGVELRLRGVRPQLTGLLAWLARRVRGAAGAQGPAPRIVPTWSTAVLYQGRGVRRG
- the radA gene encoding DNA repair protein RadA, yielding MTTSRSTSPRAGATGGRGRAGAREPRPAYECDACGHQPPKWVGRCPECGEWGSVVECTLTGPTVSGRVVSSRMPAEPARPIATISAAPARARPTGVSELDRVLGGGLVPGAVVLLAGEPGVGKSTLLLDVAQQWAAGGGSPSLVVSGEESVSQVRLRAERMGTLHDQLYLAAESDLAAVLGHLDAVKPGLLVLDSVQTISTTGTEGVPGGVTQVRAVTAALVAVAKERGIATVLVGHVTKDGQVAGPRVLEHLVDVVLHFEGDKHSSLRMVRGVKNRFGAADEVGCFEMHEGGISSLADPSGLFLTRYSEPVPGTCVTVAMEGRRALVTEVQALIGATVAGSPRRTVSGLDSARLAMVLAVLQRRTERLTLHDREVFAATVGGIRVVEPAADLAVALAVASGGLNLAIAPHLVAIGEVGLTGEVRRVGAVPRRLAEAARLGFRLALVPPGCGPDSTGVRAEQMRVIEVTDVRAALQAVARASAE